One window of the Triticum dicoccoides isolate Atlit2015 ecotype Zavitan chromosome 3B, WEW_v2.0, whole genome shotgun sequence genome contains the following:
- the LOC119277586 gene encoding transcription initiation factor TFIID subunit 12b-like isoform X2: MADPPSVAAITSPQPDQLGGSASAPQNSNPNSLLSPQIPPSPTVSDLSVISSPQLDPAAAAAGGGSADFPPRPQQLQAPSPTQPVAGAGGYGQIQRSGSASRLAAAGQLPQYPAATARMYGGQMSFSGGGAQLGQQQQLAARAMLGQGQLGMMQGQGSAASAAHYGLQSQMMAQPRQKGMVQGAQFNTANAAQALQGMQSMGVMGTLGMNQMRPNGTIPYAQQRFAQAQMRPQQQAALSPQKGVAQGLSRTASITGLNSQLPGVSQNGQMMQMSPSQQQQQWLQQMQSSLASPSQHQIQQQKRMLLMQQLQKTGLTPHQIAQAQQQHTPHLNAQQLLQQQHIMQQLQQQQQQQSPRMSASGSQKSANLTGSQPGTPLSGGTMAGGSGSQGAEGTNQLLGKRKIQDLVAQVDPLGKLDPEVEDLVLEIADDFIESVTAFACTLAKHRKSSVLEAKDVLLHLQRNWHLTVPGFSKEDKNPQRNYNCNR, translated from the exons ATGGCGGATCCGCCGTCCGTAGCAGCCATCACCTCGCCGCAGCCCGACCAGCTCGGCGGCTCAGCCTCCGCCCCGCAAAACTCCAACCCTAACTCCCTCCTGTCCCCCCAAATCCCCCCCTCCCCCACCGTCTCCGACCTCTCCGTCATCTCCTCCCCGCAGCTCGATCCAGCCGCGGCAGCTGCgggcggagggtccgcggacttccCGCCTCGTCCGCAGCAGTTGCAGGCGCCTTCGCCCACGCAGCCAGTGGCCGGCGCCGGAGGCTACGGCCAGATCCAGCgctcgggttcggcttcccgcctcgcCGCTGCCGGCCAGCTTCCACAGTACCCCGCGGCAACGGCCAGGATGTACGGAGGGCAGATGAGCTTCTCAGGTGGCGGAGCGCAGCtggggcagcagcagcagctggcggCCCGCGCAATGCTTGGTCAGGGGCAGCTGGGGATGATGCAAGGGCAGGGCAGCGCGGCTTCTGCTGCACACTATGGGCTCCAGTCACAGATGATGGCACAG CCAAGGCAAAAAGGCATGGTACAAGGTGCACAATTTAATACTGCCAACGCAGCTCAAGCGTTGCAAGGGATGCAATCCATGGGAGTCATGGGTACTTTGGGGATGAACCAGATGAGACCAAATGGAACTATTCCATATGCTCAACAACGCTTTGCCCAGGCCCAAATGAGGCCGCAGCAACAAGCCGCACTATCTCCACAG AAGGGAGTTGCTCAAGGCTTGTCGAGAACAGCATCGATCACAGGATTAAACTCACAACTGCCTGGAGTGTCACAAAATGGGCAGATGATGCAAATGTCACCTTCGCAACAACAGCAGCAGTGGTTGCAGCAAATGCAATCATCTTTGGCCTCACCATCTCAACATCAAATTCAGCAGCAGAAAAGGATGCTATTGATGCAACAGCTTCAGAAAACAGGACTGACTCCACACCAGATTGCACAAGCCCAACAGCAGCACACACCACATCTCAATGCCCAGCAGTTGTTGCAACAGCAGCACATTATGCAGCAGcttcagcagcagcaacagcaacaatcTCCAAGGATGTCAGCATCTGGCTCCCAGAAGTCTGCAAACCTGACAGGATCGCAGCCGGGCACGCCTTTGTCAGGGGGGACTATGGCTGGTGGAAGTGGAAGTCAAGGAGCAGAAGGAACTAACCAACTTCTCGGGAAGAGAAAAATACAAGATTTGGTTGCACAG GTGGATCCCCTTGGCAAACTTGATCCAGAAGTGGAAGATTTGGTTTTAGAGATTGCTGATGACTTCATTGAATCG GTGACTGCATTTGCGTGTACCCTGGCAAAGCACAGGAAGTCATCCGTTCTGGAAGCCAAGGATGTGTTGCTGCACTTGc AGAGAAATTGGCATCTGACGGTTCCTGGTTTTTCGAAGGAAGACAAGAATCCACAGAGAAATTAT AACTGCAACAGGTAA
- the LOC119277586 gene encoding transcription initiation factor TFIID subunit 12b-like isoform X1, translating to MADPPSVAAITSPQPDQLGGSASAPQNSNPNSLLSPQIPPSPTVSDLSVISSPQLDPAAAAAGGGSADFPPRPQQLQAPSPTQPVAGAGGYGQIQRSGSASRLAAAGQLPQYPAATARMYGGQMSFSGGGAQLGQQQQLAARAMLGQGQLGMMQGQGSAASAAHYGLQSQMMAQPRQKGMVQGAQFNTANAAQALQGMQSMGVMGTLGMNQMRPNGTIPYAQQRFAQAQMRPQQQAALSPQKGVAQGLSRTASITGLNSQLPGVSQNGQMMQMSPSQQQQQWLQQMQSSLASPSQHQIQQQKRMLLMQQLQKTGLTPHQIAQAQQQHTPHLNAQQLLQQQHIMQQLQQQQQQQSPRMSASGSQKSANLTGSQPGTPLSGGTMAGGSGSQGAEGTNQLLGKRKIQDLVAQVDPLGKLDPEVEDLVLEIADDFIESVTAFACTLAKHRKSSVLEAKDVLLHLQRNWHLTVPGFSKEDKNPQRNYVKAVVDPQQPECDAAGVRSASNKLVANNSIANHQTRGPVADPSPTSTVGPLSKVPRF from the exons ATGGCGGATCCGCCGTCCGTAGCAGCCATCACCTCGCCGCAGCCCGACCAGCTCGGCGGCTCAGCCTCCGCCCCGCAAAACTCCAACCCTAACTCCCTCCTGTCCCCCCAAATCCCCCCCTCCCCCACCGTCTCCGACCTCTCCGTCATCTCCTCCCCGCAGCTCGATCCAGCCGCGGCAGCTGCgggcggagggtccgcggacttccCGCCTCGTCCGCAGCAGTTGCAGGCGCCTTCGCCCACGCAGCCAGTGGCCGGCGCCGGAGGCTACGGCCAGATCCAGCgctcgggttcggcttcccgcctcgcCGCTGCCGGCCAGCTTCCACAGTACCCCGCGGCAACGGCCAGGATGTACGGAGGGCAGATGAGCTTCTCAGGTGGCGGAGCGCAGCtggggcagcagcagcagctggcggCCCGCGCAATGCTTGGTCAGGGGCAGCTGGGGATGATGCAAGGGCAGGGCAGCGCGGCTTCTGCTGCACACTATGGGCTCCAGTCACAGATGATGGCACAG CCAAGGCAAAAAGGCATGGTACAAGGTGCACAATTTAATACTGCCAACGCAGCTCAAGCGTTGCAAGGGATGCAATCCATGGGAGTCATGGGTACTTTGGGGATGAACCAGATGAGACCAAATGGAACTATTCCATATGCTCAACAACGCTTTGCCCAGGCCCAAATGAGGCCGCAGCAACAAGCCGCACTATCTCCACAG AAGGGAGTTGCTCAAGGCTTGTCGAGAACAGCATCGATCACAGGATTAAACTCACAACTGCCTGGAGTGTCACAAAATGGGCAGATGATGCAAATGTCACCTTCGCAACAACAGCAGCAGTGGTTGCAGCAAATGCAATCATCTTTGGCCTCACCATCTCAACATCAAATTCAGCAGCAGAAAAGGATGCTATTGATGCAACAGCTTCAGAAAACAGGACTGACTCCACACCAGATTGCACAAGCCCAACAGCAGCACACACCACATCTCAATGCCCAGCAGTTGTTGCAACAGCAGCACATTATGCAGCAGcttcagcagcagcaacagcaacaatcTCCAAGGATGTCAGCATCTGGCTCCCAGAAGTCTGCAAACCTGACAGGATCGCAGCCGGGCACGCCTTTGTCAGGGGGGACTATGGCTGGTGGAAGTGGAAGTCAAGGAGCAGAAGGAACTAACCAACTTCTCGGGAAGAGAAAAATACAAGATTTGGTTGCACAG GTGGATCCCCTTGGCAAACTTGATCCAGAAGTGGAAGATTTGGTTTTAGAGATTGCTGATGACTTCATTGAATCG GTGACTGCATTTGCGTGTACCCTGGCAAAGCACAGGAAGTCATCCGTTCTGGAAGCCAAGGATGTGTTGCTGCACTTGc AGAGAAATTGGCATCTGACGGTTCCTGGTTTTTCGAAGGAAGACAAGAATCCACAGAGAAATTAT GTAAAGGCAGTAGTGGATCCCCAACAGCCAGAGTGTGATGCTGCTGGAGTTAGAAGCGCAAGCAATAAATTAGTTGCTAATAATTCGATTGCCAACCATCAGACAAGAGGTCCGGTTGCAGATCCTTCACCAACATCTACAGTGGGTCCTCTGTCAAAAGTTCCTCGTTTCTGA
- the LOC119277585 gene encoding ultraviolet-B receptor UVR8-like, producing the protein MNGGDGGGGEVGFVGGGGEEEEMDEDGAREAGKEQVVLMWGYLPGVSPQRSPLLGPVPVRLPPAAAGDAWRDVCGGGCGFAMAISESGKLLTWGSTDDMGQSYVTAGKHEETPEPFPLPSDVAIARADAGWAHCVAITDEGVVYTWGWKECVPTGRVITDQASVGTLEKDERQSAIANNQVSPRSQASRTSSGAASGPSESRGTEDSTKRRRLSSAKQGNDSSTSGDENLSAPPCVVTFNTGVKITAVAAGGRHTLALSDFGQVWGWGYGGEGQLGLGSRIRTVSSPHPIPCIESTSYGKDRLSAMKGNKNAEGQINKVTGNRVTAIACGGRHSVVVTDSGALLAFGWGLYGQCGQGNTDDVLSPTCVSAILGVKMQDVAAGLWHTVSISADGDVYSFGGNQFGQLGIGSDQAETIPKLVDAPSLEDKNARSVSCGARHSAIITDEGEVFCWGWNKYGQLGLGDSMDRNVPCIVPVDAYHPLNVSCGWWHTLVLAESPT; encoded by the exons atgaacggcggcgacggcgggggagGGGAGGTGGGCTTCGTGGGGGgaggcggggaggaggaggagatggacgaGGACGGCGCGCGGGAGGCCGGGAAGGAGCAGGTGGTGCTGATGTGGGGCTACCTCCCAGGCGTCTCGCCGCAGCGCTCGCCGCTGCTGGGCCCCGTGCCCGTCAGGCTGCccccggcggcggccggcgacgccTGGAGGGATGTCTGCGGCGGTGGGTGCGGCTTCGCCATGGCCATCTCCG AGTCTGGAAAACTCCTCACCTGGGGCTCTACTGACGACATGGGTCAAAGTTATGTGACGGCTGGGAAGCACGAG GAGACTCCGGAGCCTTTTCCTCTTCCTAGTGATGTTGCGATAGCGAGGGCTGATGCTGGGTGGGCTCATTGTGTTGCGATAACGG ATGAAGGAGTTGTCTATACATGGGGTTGGAAAGAATGTGTTCCAACTGGAAGGGTCATTACAGACCAAGCTTCAGTTGGAACTTTGGAAAAGGATGAAAGACAGAGCGCAATTGCCAACAACCAAG TGAGCCCCAGGTCACAGGCGTCTAGGACAAGCAGTGGAGCAGCATCTGGTCCTTCTGAAAGTAGAGGTACCGAGGATAGCACCAAGAGGCGACGGTTGTCTTCAGCTAAACAAGGAAATGACAGTTCGACATCTGGTGATGAAAACCTTTCTGCACCACCTTGTGTTGTGACATTTAATACTGGGGTGAAAATAACGGCAGTAGCTGCTGGAGGTCGCCATACATTAGCATTATCAG ATTTTGGTCAGGTATGGGGTTGGGGATATGGAGGAGAAGGGCAACTGGGTCTGGGGTCCAGAATTCGTACAGTTTCCTCCCCTCACCCTATACCTTGCATTGAATCAACATCGTACGGCAAGGATCGGCTATCAGCTATGAAAGGCAACAAAAACGCTGAAGGGCAAATTAATAAAGTAACAGGAAATCGTGTGACGGCCATTGCGTGTGGAGGCCGCCATAGTGTTGTGGTAACGG ATTCAGGAGCACTTCTTGCATTTGGGTGGGGACTGTACGGGCAG TGTGGACAAGGGAATACAGATGATGTGTTGAGCCCAACATGTGTATCAGCTATTCTGGGAGTCAAGATGCAAGATGTTGCCGCAGGGTTATGGCATACAGTATCCATATCTGCGGATGGTGATGTCTATTCGTTTGGAGGCAACCAGTTCGGGCAGCTGGGGATTGGTTCTGATCAAGCTGAG ACTATACCAAAACTGGTGGATGCCCCCAGCCTGGAAGACAAGAATGCAAGATCAGTGTCTTGTGGAGCTCGTCATAGTGCAATAATAACAG ATGAGGGCGAAGTCTTCTGCTGGGGATGGAACAAGTACGGCCAG CTGGGCCTCGGCGACTCCATGGACAGAAACGTGCCCTGCATCGTCCCCGTGGACGCGTACCACCCGCTGAACGTGTCGTGCGGCTGGTGGCACACCTTAGTGCTCGCGGAGTCCCCGACGTGA